From Pusillibacter faecalis, one genomic window encodes:
- a CDS encoding co-chaperone GroES, translated as MKLTPLADRVILKMVETEETTKGGIILTGSAKEKPSVAEVISVGPGGNVDGKDIVMTVKVGDKVITSQYAGTKVTLEDVEYVVVRQNDILAIVE; from the coding sequence ATGAAACTTACACCTCTTGCGGACCGCGTCATTTTGAAGATGGTCGAGACCGAGGAGACCACCAAGGGCGGCATCATCCTCACTGGCAGCGCCAAGGAAAAGCCCTCCGTGGCGGAGGTCATCTCCGTAGGCCCCGGCGGAAATGTGGACGGCAAGGACATTGTGATGACTGTGAAGGTGGGCGACAAGGTGATCACCAGCCAGTACGCCGGCACAAAGGTGACGTTGGAGGACGTGGAATACGTGGTCGTCCGCCAGAACGACATTCTGGCCATCGTGGAATGA